In Xylanibacter ruminicola 23, a single genomic region encodes these proteins:
- a CDS encoding glycosyltransferase family 2 protein, whose protein sequence is MYKITIIIPHKNVPSLLQRCIDSIPNRDDIKIVIVDDNSDRNSVDFDNFPGKGRKNVFHVFSKEDLGGGGARNVGLRHAEGEWILFADSDDFFNKGLSDFIDEYTRSDADLIVFDTNSVLSDTLAPVENRENIVSMFKERYDENILRYCHHTVWGKMFRHEMIRKHKIQFQEVAASNDAFFAACAGVFAEKVKFCPDAVYCCTVRRGSICTRLTLDIVEARIFVVETVNRFLKENGISTKYWMNRLGPLFNLKGLSKRKFIAAFVMYFWQTPLSRVFFDYKESGRRFLGRLKGNVNDGDIKKMQVEL, encoded by the coding sequence ATGTACAAGATAACAATTATTATACCCCACAAGAACGTTCCATCATTGCTTCAACGTTGTATTGATTCAATTCCCAATAGGGATGATATCAAGATTGTAATTGTCGATGATAACAGTGATCGTAATTCTGTAGACTTCGATAACTTTCCTGGTAAAGGCAGGAAAAACGTATTCCATGTGTTTTCAAAAGAGGATTTGGGGGGGGGCGGTGCCAGAAATGTAGGTTTAAGACATGCAGAAGGAGAATGGATACTCTTTGCAGATTCCGATGATTTCTTTAATAAAGGTCTTTCTGACTTTATTGATGAATATACCCGTTCGGATGCTGATTTGATAGTGTTTGATACAAATTCTGTTTTGTCTGACACTCTTGCCCCTGTTGAAAATAGGGAAAATATTGTTAGTATGTTTAAGGAACGTTATGACGAGAATATACTACGTTATTGTCATCATACTGTATGGGGGAAAATGTTTCGTCACGAAATGATTAGAAAACATAAAATTCAATTTCAGGAAGTTGCTGCTTCTAATGATGCATTCTTTGCTGCGTGCGCTGGGGTCTTTGCAGAAAAGGTTAAATTTTGCCCTGATGCGGTTTATTGTTGTACTGTGAGGCGAGGCTCAATATGCACAAGACTAACCTTGGATATTGTTGAGGCACGCATTTTTGTAGTAGAAACGGTTAACAGATTCTTGAAAGAAAACGGTATTAGTACAAAGTATTGGATGAATCGTTTAGGGCCACTGTTTAACCTGAAAGGACTTTCTAAGAGGAAGTTCATTGCGGCTTTTGTTATGTATTTCTGGCAAACACCCCTATCTCGAGTTTTCTTTGATTATAAAGAATCAGGAAGAAGGTTCCTAGGCCGCTTGAAAGGAAATGTTAATGACGGGGATATAAAAAAAATGCAAGTTGAGTTATAG
- a CDS encoding glycosyltransferase family 2 protein → MKRNEIAVLLTVFNRREVTLKGLQSLFNAIDYLGGDYSFDIYMVDDGCTDGTSEAVANGFPTVHIIQGNGSLFWSGGMRLAWKEAIESGVIYDFFLWFNDDADLYEGALVTMFESYYKSGGGSVISGAFCDMEGKASYGGRDQDNRLLSPNGNMLPIFLMNGNLVLIPAIVVRRIGIIDGTFSHSFGDWDYGCRALKKGFNVFLSTNFVGITERHDHDIEPFLNSKYRLHERINLLYSKKYSAIMSFLFCKRHLGVCKALRVFLIQNLYALCPRLYVFRKCTR, encoded by the coding sequence ATGAAGAGAAACGAAATTGCTGTATTGTTAACAGTCTTCAATAGACGAGAGGTTACGCTCAAAGGACTTCAATCGTTATTCAATGCGATTGATTACTTGGGTGGTGATTATAGTTTTGACATCTATATGGTAGATGATGGTTGCACAGATGGTACGAGTGAAGCTGTAGCTAATGGTTTTCCGACAGTTCATATTATTCAAGGGAATGGTAGTTTATTTTGGAGTGGCGGCATGCGTTTGGCCTGGAAAGAGGCAATAGAATCAGGTGTAATTTATGATTTTTTTCTCTGGTTTAATGATGATGCTGATTTATATGAAGGGGCCTTGGTGACTATGTTCGAGTCTTATTATAAATCAGGTGGAGGCTCTGTTATTAGTGGGGCCTTTTGTGACATGGAAGGCAAAGCTTCATATGGTGGTCGAGACCAAGATAACCGATTATTATCCCCTAATGGGAATATGCTACCTATTTTCTTAATGAATGGAAATCTCGTACTTATTCCTGCTATAGTAGTGAGGCGTATTGGTATTATAGATGGTACATTTTCACATTCATTTGGAGATTGGGACTACGGGTGTAGAGCATTGAAAAAAGGCTTTAATGTTTTTTTGTCTACTAATTTTGTTGGAATTACTGAACGGCATGATCATGATATAGAACCGTTTCTTAATTCGAAATATAGGCTTCACGAAAGGATAAACTTACTCTATTCTAAAAAATACTCTGCAATAATGTCTTTTTTATTTTGCAAGAGACACCTAGGTGTTTGCAAGGCATTGAGAGTTTTTCTTATACAAAATTTGTATGCGTTATGTCCGAGATTATATGTTTTTAGGAAATGTACAAGATAA
- a CDS encoding DUF6492 family protein: MCKQKDSQVIFDVIIPLGPDDISFISRVVSYINRCLVNINNIYIITANKNITYVGKKLSLYEQCQIIDEDHLIPNLSFDRVKQLLVKYAPDRVNRTGWYFQQFLKMGFSVSSLCGKFYLSWDSDTLPLAPISYFDEESILYNPKSEYNPNYFVAMEKLLGIGKVVDNSFISESMMFSSEYMRELLQAIDSSDVAGDDWVEKIMAAGDYSTPLPTFSEFETYGNYCAIKHPSAYKPRHLNTFREAGFIAGRNISDRHLREMSFDLDMASFEIFHQPMFPYNMSFYLMNKKKQIKKLLKMSFSEIFSYVVNKNAKKERDREREELMNKIKIRLPK; encoded by the coding sequence ATGTGTAAGCAAAAAGATTCTCAAGTTATATTTGACGTTATTATACCGCTGGGGCCAGATGATATTAGTTTTATATCACGTGTCGTCTCATATATAAATCGTTGCTTGGTTAATATAAACAATATATATATTATTACTGCTAATAAAAATATAACTTATGTAGGGAAAAAACTGAGTTTATATGAACAATGTCAAATAATAGATGAAGATCATCTTATTCCCAATTTATCATTTGACAGAGTCAAACAATTGTTAGTGAAATACGCTCCTGATAGGGTGAATAGGACAGGATGGTATTTCCAACAATTTCTTAAAATGGGTTTTTCTGTTTCTTCATTATGTGGAAAATTCTATCTTAGTTGGGATAGTGATACATTGCCTTTGGCTCCAATATCTTATTTTGATGAGGAAAGTATCCTTTATAACCCGAAATCGGAATATAATCCCAATTACTTTGTTGCGATGGAGAAATTGTTGGGCATAGGAAAAGTTGTTGACAATTCATTTATTTCAGAATCGATGATGTTCTCTTCGGAATATATGCGTGAGTTGTTACAGGCAATCGATTCTTCAGATGTTGCAGGAGATGACTGGGTGGAAAAAATAATGGCAGCGGGAGACTACAGTACACCTTTGCCAACCTTTTCTGAATTTGAAACATATGGAAACTATTGTGCTATCAAACATCCTTCAGCATATAAACCAAGGCATTTAAATACATTTCGAGAAGCGGGATTTATCGCTGGTCGGAATATTTCTGATAGGCATTTGCGTGAGATGTCTTTCGACTTGGATATGGCTTCTTTTGAAATTTTTCATCAGCCGATGTTCCCTTATAATATGTCTTTTTATTTAATGAATAAAAAAAAGCAGATAAAAAAACTTCTCAAAATGAGTTTTAGTGAAATCTTCTCTTATGTTGTTAATAAAAATGCAAAGAAAGAACGTGATAGAGAAAGAGAAGAATTAATGAATAAAATAAAGATTCGCTTGCCAAAATAA
- a CDS encoding glycosyltransferase family 4 protein — protein MKVLWFPGNGAIYASDNKYNGGGWTGALARELIAKHPEMDLAMAIPWKDYFEDQIGGVKIYGIPTIKLKSIGYQRKLKSQILVMRQIVDKFQPDIIHVFGSEHTGGMVASVTKIPVVLHLQGIMNFLYGAWLPQNMSWGKYIRMCPKHWNERAYIQHRCSTEKSILNSCKFLMGRTEMDKRVSAILSPDSKYFYCSEMLRPEIYHSPKIWTYHDRSKKIIVSVISAPIYKGGDVILRTAKILKEDIAADFEWKVYGVKDMKVWEKLCGIKAKDVNICICGIINAVGLVDAVTDADVFVHPSYIENSPNTVCEAQVLGIPVIANHVGGVSSLIKHMENGILLPANDPYMSASYVSDIFSDKNLATRIGTEGRKVAINRHNPNTIVNDVMNVYYKILKQ, from the coding sequence ATGAAAGTTCTTTGGTTTCCTGGTAATGGAGCAATATATGCTTCTGATAATAAATATAATGGTGGAGGCTGGACTGGCGCATTAGCTAGAGAATTAATAGCGAAACACCCAGAAATGGATTTGGCGATGGCTATACCTTGGAAGGATTATTTTGAAGACCAAATAGGGGGCGTAAAGATTTATGGCATTCCTACCATTAAGCTTAAAAGTATTGGCTATCAACGGAAATTGAAAAGTCAGATACTTGTAATGAGACAAATCGTAGACAAATTTCAACCGGATATTATTCATGTCTTTGGCTCCGAACACACGGGGGGGATGGTTGCATCTGTAACTAAAATACCAGTTGTTCTCCACCTTCAGGGGATAATGAACTTCCTTTATGGAGCATGGTTGCCACAAAATATGTCATGGGGAAAGTATATTAGAATGTGTCCCAAACATTGGAATGAGAGAGCATATATTCAGCATCGGTGTTCCACAGAAAAAAGCATACTCAATTCTTGTAAATTTTTGATGGGACGAACAGAGATGGATAAAAGAGTTTCTGCGATTCTGTCTCCAGACAGCAAGTATTTCTATTGTAGTGAGATGTTAAGACCTGAGATTTATCATTCTCCCAAGATCTGGACTTATCATGACAGGAGTAAAAAGATTATTGTAAGTGTAATATCTGCACCGATTTATAAAGGCGGAGATGTCATATTGAGGACTGCAAAAATATTGAAAGAAGATATTGCTGCTGACTTTGAATGGAAGGTCTATGGTGTGAAAGACATGAAGGTCTGGGAAAAGTTGTGTGGCATTAAAGCCAAAGATGTAAATATATGTATTTGTGGCATTATTAATGCGGTAGGATTAGTAGACGCAGTGACTGACGCAGACGTTTTTGTGCACCCCTCCTATATTGAAAATAGTCCAAATACCGTCTGTGAGGCTCAAGTGTTGGGTATACCTGTAATAGCAAATCACGTTGGTGGGGTGTCTTCTCTAATCAAGCATATGGAGAATGGAATTTTACTCCCAGCCAATGATCCTTATATGTCTGCATCATACGTTTCAGATATATTCTCAGATAAGAACTTGGCTACACGAATAGGAACAGAAGGACGTAAGGTCGCAATCAATAGACACAATCCAAATACAATTGTGAATGATGTTATGAATGTATATTATAAGATACTAAAGCAGTGA
- a CDS encoding acyltransferase family protein: protein MYTFTFYDIEYLLIIAVFAVLLICSLSKRTVALQGEFTIDINMSQAMKGMACVMILMGHWGQRRFVTEQPLGVSWAIQHFLATIALVWFMFFSGYGLSLKTMKDNENIIFIWLRRIKKVYLPLLFCCIICTIGYAFLPSVYSLDEFEQLWVSKDIYYLHHLSLDSLNNIWPHMLGWKDWYVLCIIIFYSLFYLSLLLERYTRFNQTTYLFILMCLYYVWAFYYFGRPEGHFFRYCWIFFVSHVIAKWKTYRNKWVPLLMSFMLCTTLLMESKIMLFGSFMAISLLLGGAIINRHFVVKGQSIMLLGGMSYFFYLLHARICYTLIVYAGINSVIAWLLLTWIMSYIIWKLYNKLVLFL from the coding sequence ATGTATACATTTACATTCTATGATATAGAATATCTGCTGATTATTGCTGTATTTGCAGTGCTTCTTATTTGTTCGCTCTCAAAGCGAACAGTGGCATTGCAAGGCGAATTCACTATAGATATCAATATGTCACAGGCCATGAAAGGCATGGCATGTGTCATGATATTAATGGGACATTGGGGGCAGCGACGTTTTGTTACGGAACAGCCTTTGGGGGTCTCCTGGGCAATTCAGCATTTTTTAGCAACTATTGCATTGGTATGGTTTATGTTTTTTTCTGGATATGGGTTGTCTTTGAAAACGATGAAAGACAATGAAAATATTATTTTTATTTGGCTAAGAAGAATAAAGAAAGTTTACTTGCCATTGTTGTTTTGTTGTATAATATGCACTATAGGGTATGCATTTTTACCATCAGTATATTCGCTTGACGAGTTTGAACAACTATGGGTGTCTAAAGACATCTATTATCTTCATCATCTATCATTAGATAGCCTAAACAATATATGGCCTCATATGCTTGGATGGAAAGATTGGTATGTGCTATGCATTATAATATTTTACAGTTTATTTTATTTATCACTGTTGCTGGAGCGATACACTAGGTTTAATCAAACCACATACCTCTTCATCCTGATGTGTCTTTATTATGTTTGGGCATTCTATTATTTTGGTAGACCAGAAGGGCACTTCTTTAGATATTGTTGGATATTTTTTGTAAGTCATGTTATTGCAAAATGGAAAACATATAGGAACAAGTGGGTTCCTCTGCTGATGTCTTTTATGCTTTGTACAACTTTATTAATGGAAAGCAAAATAATGTTGTTCGGTTCCTTCATGGCCATAAGTTTATTGTTGGGGGGGGCAATAATTAATAGACACTTTGTTGTTAAAGGTCAAAGCATTATGCTTTTAGGAGGTATGAGCTATTTTTTCTATTTATTACATGCTCGGATTTGCTATACTCTAATAGTTTACGCGGGAATTAATAGTGTTATAGCATGGCTTCTTTTAACATGGATTATGTCCTATATAATATGGAAATTGTATAATAAATTGGTTTTGTTCTTATAA